In Brassica rapa cultivar Chiifu-401-42 chromosome A06, CAAS_Brap_v3.01, whole genome shotgun sequence, a single window of DNA contains:
- the LOC103873337 gene encoding uncharacterized protein LOC103873337, giving the protein MTIDQLPKCLFKEGTETQVEKVNNSCRTSILAKVAKYCPDEYKEVSEDPLFAQIVAIHVHKLQFSARAIHTFVCKQLLSAKRYELWFHYARRPLRFSMQEFYAITGLKYNDEPDLEIDDWEYDGGFWSKLLRRQKNISVQQIRKVHVKLCNTWSRVDRLRLVYLCVIAGILMAKDEKVWIPYKYIKLVMNFEKMRKYPWGLHSFDMLVSSIINARDKVKTQNSYVVDGFSYALQIWLMEAVPDIGSLLGQKLREGVTTMRCRNWKGSAKISYEDIITIESNFASTGDVFPSISTSGNFKDVITDAEFVRACEMKDERVDLIIDMQRNKYDWSKHVWAYKETVKPFQYSSEEDGSDEEAAVETSETEIEEEIESTRVSPTKKRKNRFRDTGAESRKKRLLCQRSTEKYRDLEEEMKSYIQSMFNSSFTALGLEVREIIEDRFTKLEEKILSSQTQGGAPANTQTRGTDPFWTPSAAAAGAAAAATAPASVSGRPPAPTRASTEAPASVSTRGLAPSRSAASAPYRSRASATAHNGGPANAAKTRSQTKVNKK; this is encoded by the exons ATGACAATTGATCAGTTGCCTAAATGCTTATTCAAAGAGGGAACTGAAACACAAGTTGAGAAGGTCAACAACAGTTGTCGAACTTCCATACTTGCGAAGGTGGCGAAGTACTGTCCAGACGAGTACAAAGAAGTGTCGGAGGATCCGCTATTTGCTCAGATTGTGGCCATTCATGTACACAAGCTTCAGTTTTCGGCAAGAGCGATCCACACCTTCGTTTGCAAGCAGCTTCTGTCCGCAAAGCGTTATGAGTTGTGGTTCCATTATGCTAGGAGGCCTCTCAGATTTTCAATGCAAGAATTCTATGCCATCACAGGTTTGAAATACAATGACGAGCCCGACTTGGAGATTGATGACTGGGAATATGATGGAGGGTTTTGGAGTAAGTTGCTAAGGAGACAGAAAAATATTTCGGTTCAGCAAATCAGGAAGGTTCATGTGAAGTTGTGTAATACATGGTCTCGTGTTGATAGGCTGCGGTTGGTCTATTTGTGTGTGATTGCTGGTATTCTTATGGCGAAGGATGAGAAGGTGTGGATCCCATACAAGTACATCAAGCTCGTGATGAACTTCGAGAAGATGAGGAAATATCCGTGGGGTCTTCACTCTTTTGATATGCTGGTGAGTTCCATTATCAACGCTAGGGATAAAGTGAAGACGCAAAACAGTTATGTCGTAGATGGATTCTCGTATGCACTTCAGATTTGGTTGATGGAAGCTGTTCCGGACATTGGGTCTCTTTTGGGTCAGAAACTGAGAGAAGGCGTGACTACCATGAGGTGCAGGAATTGGAAAGGATCTGCTAAGATTTCCTATGAGGATATTATTACCATAGAGTCTAATTTTGCTTCCACC ggAGATGTGTTTCCATCCATTTCTACATCTGGAAATTTCAAAGACGTGATTACTGATGCCGAGTTTGTTCGAGCCTGTGAGATGAAGGATGAAAGAGTTGATCTAATCATTGACATGCAGCGAAACAAGTATGACTGGAGTAAGCATGTTTGGGCTTATAAGGAAACAGTGAAACCATTTCAGTACAGTTCTGAGGAAGATGGTTCAGATGAGGAAGCGGCTGTAGAGACAAGTGAAACTGAAATTGAAGAAGAAATAGAAAGCACCCGTGTGTCTCCTACTaagaagaggaagaacaggTTTCGGGATACTGGTGCGGAGTCGAGGAAGAAGAGGTTACTTTGCCAAAGATCAACCGAGAAATATAGAGATcttgaagaggaaatgaagtCCTATATCCAGAGTATGTTTAACTCTTCTTTTACTGCCTTAGGCCTCGAGGTACGCGAGATTATTGAAGACCGCTTTACCAAATTAGAGGAGAAGATCCTTTCATCTCAGACTCAGGGTGGTGCGCCTGCTAATACTCAGACTCGTGGTACTGATCCGTTTTGGACTccttctgctgctgctgctggtgctgctgctgctgccacTGCTCCGGCTTCGGTTTCTGGTCGTCCTCCTGCTCCTACTCGGGCTTCTACCGAAGCTCCTGCTTCAGTTTCTACTCGTGGTCTTGCTCCTTCTCGCAGTGCGGCTTCTGCTCCTTATCGCAGTCGAGCTTCTGCGACTGCTCACAATGGTGGGCCTGCGAATGCTGCGAAGACAAGG